Proteins from a genomic interval of Rosa chinensis cultivar Old Blush chromosome 2, RchiOBHm-V2, whole genome shotgun sequence:
- the LOC112185244 gene encoding chaperone protein DnaJ isoform X5, with product MAAAALSLLPPSSPHLLFPPSPSPSSSSSSSFALCGSRKSFASLNCTTRPWNKLSRKRRVGTVFAASGDYYATLGVNKAATSKEIKTAYRRLARQTNPFDLFETFFGSSNPFPDMDTRFETRRRSTVTKGEDIRYDITLEFSEAIFGVEKEFELSHLETCEVCAGSGAKVGSKRRICSTCGGRGQVMRTEQTPFGLFSQVSACPKCGGDGEVISEYCRNCSGEGRVRVKKSIKVKVPPGVSRGSILRVAGEGDAGPRGGPPGDLYVYLDVEEIEGIRRDGINLSSTVSISYLDAILGTVVQVKTVEGLTTLQIPPGTQPGDILVLTKKGVPKLNKPSIRGDHVFTIKVAIPNRTSVKERELLEELALLSNTTASRSRTRPKSQPVANTQTDVGTVADETVEEDDQSDPWKKLKDFAGSVANGALKWLRDNL from the exons ATGGCCGCCGCGGCcctttctctcctccctcctTCCTCTCCTCACCTCCTCTTCCCGCCGTCGCCGTCGCCGTCTtcgtcttcatcttcttcctttgCTCTCTGCGGGTCCCGCAAGAGCTTCGCCTCACTCAATTGTACTACTCGTCCGTGGAACAAGTTGAGTAGGAAACGCCGCGTTGGGACGGTGTTCGCCGCTTCCGGTGATTACTACGCCACTCTCGGGGTTAATAAAGCCGCTACTAGCAAGGAAATCAAAACCGCTTATCGGAGATTGGCTCGCCAG ACTAATCCTTTCGATTTATTTGAGACATTTTTTGGGTCAAGCAATCCTTTCCCTGATATGGATACTCGTTTTGAAACACGTCGTCGCAGTACTGTTACTAAGGGTGAAGATATACG TTATGACATCACTTTAGAATTTTCTGAGGCTATATTTGGAGTGGAAAAAGAATTTGAACTTTCCCATCTGGAAACATGTGAAGTTTGCGCTGGGAGTGGGGCAAAAGTAGGCTCCAAAAGGAGGATATGTTCTACTTGTGGTGGGAGGGGTCAAGTTATGAGAACAGAGCAGACACCTTTTGGCTTGTTTTCTCAG GTTTCTGCATGTCCGAAATGTGGTGGAGATGGTGAAGTTATTTCTGAATACTGTCGGAATTGCTCTGGAGAAGGACGTGTTCGTGTTAAGAAAAGTATCAAAGTGAAAGTTCCTCCTGGTGTTAGCAGGGGAAGCATTCTCAGAGTTGCTGGAGAGGGAGATGCTGGACCGAGAGG GGGCCCTCCTGGAGATCTTTATGTATATCTTGATGTTGAAGAAATAGAAGGAATTCGAAGAGATGGCATAAATCTCTCTTCAACAGTATCTATAAGCTATCTGGACGCCATATTGGGAACTGTTGTTCAG GTTAAAACAGTGGAAGGATTAACAACACTACAAATTCCACCAGGCACCCAACCAGGTGACATTTTAGTCCTGACCAAAAAAGGAGTACCAAAGCTGAACAAGCCATCAATTCGTGGTGACCATGTGTTTACAATTAAAGTAGCCATACCAAATCGTACCAG TGTCAAGGAACGTGAATTGCTTGAAGAACTTGCTTTACTCAGTAATACTACCGCCAGCCGATCACGTACTCGACCCAAGTCCCAGCCAGTTG CAAATACCCAAACTGATGTGGGAACAGTTGCAGATGAAACAGTGGAAGAAGATGATCAAAGTGACCCATGGAAGAAGTTAAAAGACTTTGCGGG GTCTGTTGCAAATGGTGCTTTAAAATGGCTGAGAGACAACCTCTAG
- the LOC112185244 gene encoding chaperone protein DnaJ isoform X3: protein MAAAALSLLPPSSPHLLFPPSPSPSSSSSSSFALCGSRKSFASLNCTTRPWNKLSRKRRVGTVFAASGDYYATLGVNKAATSKEIKTAYRRLARQFHPDVNKQPGATEKFKEISAAYEVLSDDKKRALYDQYGEAGVKSTMSGGSSTYTTNPFDLFETFFGSSNPFPDMDTRFETRRRSTVTKGEDIRYDITLEFSEAIFGVEKEFELSHLETCEVCAGSGAKVGSKRRICSTCGGRGQVMRTEQTPFGLFSQVSACPKCGGDGEVISEYCRNCSGEGRVRVKKSIKVKVPPGVSRGSILRVAGEGDAGPRGGPPGDLYVYLDVEEIEGIRRDGINLSSTVSISYLDAILGTVVQVKTVEGLTTLQIPPGTQPGDILVLTKKGVPKLNKPSIRGDHVFTIKVAIPNRTSVKERELLEELALLSNTTASRSRTRPKSQPVDETVEEDDQSDPWKKLKDFAGSVANGALKWLRDNL from the exons ATGGCCGCCGCGGCcctttctctcctccctcctTCCTCTCCTCACCTCCTCTTCCCGCCGTCGCCGTCGCCGTCTtcgtcttcatcttcttcctttgCTCTCTGCGGGTCCCGCAAGAGCTTCGCCTCACTCAATTGTACTACTCGTCCGTGGAACAAGTTGAGTAGGAAACGCCGCGTTGGGACGGTGTTCGCCGCTTCCGGTGATTACTACGCCACTCTCGGGGTTAATAAAGCCGCTACTAGCAAGGAAATCAAAACCGCTTATCGGAGATTGGCTCGCCAG TTCCACCCTGATGTCAACAAGCAACCTGGAGCAACTGAAAAGTTTAAAGAGATCAGTGCTGCATATGAG GTGCTATCAGATGATAAGAAGCGGGCTTTATATGATCAATATGGTGAAGCTGGAGTTAAGAGCACGATGAGTGGGGGATCTTCAACCTATACG ACTAATCCTTTCGATTTATTTGAGACATTTTTTGGGTCAAGCAATCCTTTCCCTGATATGGATACTCGTTTTGAAACACGTCGTCGCAGTACTGTTACTAAGGGTGAAGATATACG TTATGACATCACTTTAGAATTTTCTGAGGCTATATTTGGAGTGGAAAAAGAATTTGAACTTTCCCATCTGGAAACATGTGAAGTTTGCGCTGGGAGTGGGGCAAAAGTAGGCTCCAAAAGGAGGATATGTTCTACTTGTGGTGGGAGGGGTCAAGTTATGAGAACAGAGCAGACACCTTTTGGCTTGTTTTCTCAG GTTTCTGCATGTCCGAAATGTGGTGGAGATGGTGAAGTTATTTCTGAATACTGTCGGAATTGCTCTGGAGAAGGACGTGTTCGTGTTAAGAAAAGTATCAAAGTGAAAGTTCCTCCTGGTGTTAGCAGGGGAAGCATTCTCAGAGTTGCTGGAGAGGGAGATGCTGGACCGAGAGG GGGCCCTCCTGGAGATCTTTATGTATATCTTGATGTTGAAGAAATAGAAGGAATTCGAAGAGATGGCATAAATCTCTCTTCAACAGTATCTATAAGCTATCTGGACGCCATATTGGGAACTGTTGTTCAG GTTAAAACAGTGGAAGGATTAACAACACTACAAATTCCACCAGGCACCCAACCAGGTGACATTTTAGTCCTGACCAAAAAAGGAGTACCAAAGCTGAACAAGCCATCAATTCGTGGTGACCATGTGTTTACAATTAAAGTAGCCATACCAAATCGTACCAG TGTCAAGGAACGTGAATTGCTTGAAGAACTTGCTTTACTCAGTAATACTACCGCCAGCCGATCACGTACTCGACCCAAGTCCCAGCCAGTTG ATGAAACAGTGGAAGAAGATGATCAAAGTGACCCATGGAAGAAGTTAAAAGACTTTGCGGG GTCTGTTGCAAATGGTGCTTTAAAATGGCTGAGAGACAACCTCTAG
- the LOC112185244 gene encoding chaperone protein DnaJ isoform X1, producing the protein MAAAALSLLPPSSPHLLFPPSPSPSSSSSSSFALCGSRKSFASLNCTTRPWNKLSRKRRVGTVFAASGDYYATLGVNKAATSKEIKTAYRRLARQFHPDVNKQPGATEKFKEISAAYEVLSDDKKRALYDQYGEAGVKSTMSGGSSTYTTNPFDLFETFFGSSNPFPDMDTRFETRRRSTVTKGEDIRYDITLEFSEAIFGVEKEFELSHLETCEVCAGSGAKVGSKRRICSTCGGRGQVMRTEQTPFGLFSQVSACPKCGGDGEVISEYCRNCSGEGRVRVKKSIKVKVPPGVSRGSILRVAGEGDAGPRGGPPGDLYVYLDVEEIEGIRRDGINLSSTVSISYLDAILGTVVQVKTVEGLTTLQIPPGTQPGDILVLTKKGVPKLNKPSIRGDHVFTIKVAIPNRTSVKERELLEELALLSNTTASRSRTRPKSQPVANTQTDVGTVADETVEEDDQSDPWKKLKDFAGSVANGALKWLRDNL; encoded by the exons ATGGCCGCCGCGGCcctttctctcctccctcctTCCTCTCCTCACCTCCTCTTCCCGCCGTCGCCGTCGCCGTCTtcgtcttcatcttcttcctttgCTCTCTGCGGGTCCCGCAAGAGCTTCGCCTCACTCAATTGTACTACTCGTCCGTGGAACAAGTTGAGTAGGAAACGCCGCGTTGGGACGGTGTTCGCCGCTTCCGGTGATTACTACGCCACTCTCGGGGTTAATAAAGCCGCTACTAGCAAGGAAATCAAAACCGCTTATCGGAGATTGGCTCGCCAG TTCCACCCTGATGTCAACAAGCAACCTGGAGCAACTGAAAAGTTTAAAGAGATCAGTGCTGCATATGAG GTGCTATCAGATGATAAGAAGCGGGCTTTATATGATCAATATGGTGAAGCTGGAGTTAAGAGCACGATGAGTGGGGGATCTTCAACCTATACG ACTAATCCTTTCGATTTATTTGAGACATTTTTTGGGTCAAGCAATCCTTTCCCTGATATGGATACTCGTTTTGAAACACGTCGTCGCAGTACTGTTACTAAGGGTGAAGATATACG TTATGACATCACTTTAGAATTTTCTGAGGCTATATTTGGAGTGGAAAAAGAATTTGAACTTTCCCATCTGGAAACATGTGAAGTTTGCGCTGGGAGTGGGGCAAAAGTAGGCTCCAAAAGGAGGATATGTTCTACTTGTGGTGGGAGGGGTCAAGTTATGAGAACAGAGCAGACACCTTTTGGCTTGTTTTCTCAG GTTTCTGCATGTCCGAAATGTGGTGGAGATGGTGAAGTTATTTCTGAATACTGTCGGAATTGCTCTGGAGAAGGACGTGTTCGTGTTAAGAAAAGTATCAAAGTGAAAGTTCCTCCTGGTGTTAGCAGGGGAAGCATTCTCAGAGTTGCTGGAGAGGGAGATGCTGGACCGAGAGG GGGCCCTCCTGGAGATCTTTATGTATATCTTGATGTTGAAGAAATAGAAGGAATTCGAAGAGATGGCATAAATCTCTCTTCAACAGTATCTATAAGCTATCTGGACGCCATATTGGGAACTGTTGTTCAG GTTAAAACAGTGGAAGGATTAACAACACTACAAATTCCACCAGGCACCCAACCAGGTGACATTTTAGTCCTGACCAAAAAAGGAGTACCAAAGCTGAACAAGCCATCAATTCGTGGTGACCATGTGTTTACAATTAAAGTAGCCATACCAAATCGTACCAG TGTCAAGGAACGTGAATTGCTTGAAGAACTTGCTTTACTCAGTAATACTACCGCCAGCCGATCACGTACTCGACCCAAGTCCCAGCCAGTTG CAAATACCCAAACTGATGTGGGAACAGTTGCAGATGAAACAGTGGAAGAAGATGATCAAAGTGACCCATGGAAGAAGTTAAAAGACTTTGCGGG GTCTGTTGCAAATGGTGCTTTAAAATGGCTGAGAGACAACCTCTAG
- the LOC112185244 gene encoding chaperone protein DnaJ isoform X4 has product MAAAALSLLPPSSPHLLFPPSPSPSSSSSSSFALCGSRKSFASLNCTTRPWNKLSRKRRVGTVFAASGDYYATLGVNKAATSKEIKTAYRRLARQFHPDVNKQPGATEKFKEISAAYEVLSDDKKRALYDQYGEAGVKSTMSGGSSTYTTNPFDLFETFFGSSNPFPDMDTRFETRRRSTVTKGEDIRYDITLEFSEAIFGVEKEFELSHLETCEVCAGSGAKVGSKRRICSTCGGRGQVMRTEQTPFGLFSQVSACPKCGGDGEVISEYCRNCSGEGRVRVKKSIKVKVPPGVSRGSILRVAGEGDAGPRGGPPGDLYVYLDVEEIEGIRRDGINLSSTVSISYLDAILGTVVQVKTVEGLTTLQIPPGTQPGDILVLTKKGVPKLNKPSIRGDHVFTIKVAIPNRTSVKERELLEELALLSNTTASRSRTRPKSQPVDETVEEDDQSDPWKKLKDFAGSLANGALKWLRDNL; this is encoded by the exons ATGGCCGCCGCGGCcctttctctcctccctcctTCCTCTCCTCACCTCCTCTTCCCGCCGTCGCCGTCGCCGTCTtcgtcttcatcttcttcctttgCTCTCTGCGGGTCCCGCAAGAGCTTCGCCTCACTCAATTGTACTACTCGTCCGTGGAACAAGTTGAGTAGGAAACGCCGCGTTGGGACGGTGTTCGCCGCTTCCGGTGATTACTACGCCACTCTCGGGGTTAATAAAGCCGCTACTAGCAAGGAAATCAAAACCGCTTATCGGAGATTGGCTCGCCAG TTCCACCCTGATGTCAACAAGCAACCTGGAGCAACTGAAAAGTTTAAAGAGATCAGTGCTGCATATGAG GTGCTATCAGATGATAAGAAGCGGGCTTTATATGATCAATATGGTGAAGCTGGAGTTAAGAGCACGATGAGTGGGGGATCTTCAACCTATACG ACTAATCCTTTCGATTTATTTGAGACATTTTTTGGGTCAAGCAATCCTTTCCCTGATATGGATACTCGTTTTGAAACACGTCGTCGCAGTACTGTTACTAAGGGTGAAGATATACG TTATGACATCACTTTAGAATTTTCTGAGGCTATATTTGGAGTGGAAAAAGAATTTGAACTTTCCCATCTGGAAACATGTGAAGTTTGCGCTGGGAGTGGGGCAAAAGTAGGCTCCAAAAGGAGGATATGTTCTACTTGTGGTGGGAGGGGTCAAGTTATGAGAACAGAGCAGACACCTTTTGGCTTGTTTTCTCAG GTTTCTGCATGTCCGAAATGTGGTGGAGATGGTGAAGTTATTTCTGAATACTGTCGGAATTGCTCTGGAGAAGGACGTGTTCGTGTTAAGAAAAGTATCAAAGTGAAAGTTCCTCCTGGTGTTAGCAGGGGAAGCATTCTCAGAGTTGCTGGAGAGGGAGATGCTGGACCGAGAGG GGGCCCTCCTGGAGATCTTTATGTATATCTTGATGTTGAAGAAATAGAAGGAATTCGAAGAGATGGCATAAATCTCTCTTCAACAGTATCTATAAGCTATCTGGACGCCATATTGGGAACTGTTGTTCAG GTTAAAACAGTGGAAGGATTAACAACACTACAAATTCCACCAGGCACCCAACCAGGTGACATTTTAGTCCTGACCAAAAAAGGAGTACCAAAGCTGAACAAGCCATCAATTCGTGGTGACCATGTGTTTACAATTAAAGTAGCCATACCAAATCGTACCAG TGTCAAGGAACGTGAATTGCTTGAAGAACTTGCTTTACTCAGTAATACTACCGCCAGCCGATCACGTACTCGACCCAAGTCCCAGCCAGTTG ATGAAACAGTGGAAGAAGATGATCAAAGTGACCCATGGAAGAAGTTAAAAGACTTTGCGGG
- the LOC112185244 gene encoding chaperone protein DnaJ isoform X2 has translation MAAAALSLLPPSSPHLLFPPSPSPSSSSSSSFALCGSRKSFASLNCTTRPWNKLSRKRRVGTVFAASGDYYATLGVNKAATSKEIKTAYRRLARQFHPDVNKQPGATEKFKEISAAYEVLSDDKKRALYDQYGEAGVKSTMSGGSSTYTTNPFDLFETFFGSSNPFPDMDTRFETRRRSTVTKGEDIRYDITLEFSEAIFGVEKEFELSHLETCEVCAGSGAKVGSKRRICSTCGGRGQVMRTEQTPFGLFSQVSACPKCGGDGEVISEYCRNCSGEGRVRVKKSIKVKVPPGVSRGSILRVAGEGDAGPRGGPPGDLYVYLDVEEIEGIRRDGINLSSTVSISYLDAILGTVVQVKTVEGLTTLQIPPGTQPGDILVLTKKGVPKLNKPSIRGDHVFTIKVAIPNRTSVKERELLEELALLSNTTASRSRTRPKSQPVANTQTDVGTVADETVEEDDQSDPWKKLKDFAGSLANGALKWLRDNL, from the exons ATGGCCGCCGCGGCcctttctctcctccctcctTCCTCTCCTCACCTCCTCTTCCCGCCGTCGCCGTCGCCGTCTtcgtcttcatcttcttcctttgCTCTCTGCGGGTCCCGCAAGAGCTTCGCCTCACTCAATTGTACTACTCGTCCGTGGAACAAGTTGAGTAGGAAACGCCGCGTTGGGACGGTGTTCGCCGCTTCCGGTGATTACTACGCCACTCTCGGGGTTAATAAAGCCGCTACTAGCAAGGAAATCAAAACCGCTTATCGGAGATTGGCTCGCCAG TTCCACCCTGATGTCAACAAGCAACCTGGAGCAACTGAAAAGTTTAAAGAGATCAGTGCTGCATATGAG GTGCTATCAGATGATAAGAAGCGGGCTTTATATGATCAATATGGTGAAGCTGGAGTTAAGAGCACGATGAGTGGGGGATCTTCAACCTATACG ACTAATCCTTTCGATTTATTTGAGACATTTTTTGGGTCAAGCAATCCTTTCCCTGATATGGATACTCGTTTTGAAACACGTCGTCGCAGTACTGTTACTAAGGGTGAAGATATACG TTATGACATCACTTTAGAATTTTCTGAGGCTATATTTGGAGTGGAAAAAGAATTTGAACTTTCCCATCTGGAAACATGTGAAGTTTGCGCTGGGAGTGGGGCAAAAGTAGGCTCCAAAAGGAGGATATGTTCTACTTGTGGTGGGAGGGGTCAAGTTATGAGAACAGAGCAGACACCTTTTGGCTTGTTTTCTCAG GTTTCTGCATGTCCGAAATGTGGTGGAGATGGTGAAGTTATTTCTGAATACTGTCGGAATTGCTCTGGAGAAGGACGTGTTCGTGTTAAGAAAAGTATCAAAGTGAAAGTTCCTCCTGGTGTTAGCAGGGGAAGCATTCTCAGAGTTGCTGGAGAGGGAGATGCTGGACCGAGAGG GGGCCCTCCTGGAGATCTTTATGTATATCTTGATGTTGAAGAAATAGAAGGAATTCGAAGAGATGGCATAAATCTCTCTTCAACAGTATCTATAAGCTATCTGGACGCCATATTGGGAACTGTTGTTCAG GTTAAAACAGTGGAAGGATTAACAACACTACAAATTCCACCAGGCACCCAACCAGGTGACATTTTAGTCCTGACCAAAAAAGGAGTACCAAAGCTGAACAAGCCATCAATTCGTGGTGACCATGTGTTTACAATTAAAGTAGCCATACCAAATCGTACCAG TGTCAAGGAACGTGAATTGCTTGAAGAACTTGCTTTACTCAGTAATACTACCGCCAGCCGATCACGTACTCGACCCAAGTCCCAGCCAGTTG CAAATACCCAAACTGATGTGGGAACAGTTGCAGATGAAACAGTGGAAGAAGATGATCAAAGTGACCCATGGAAGAAGTTAAAAGACTTTGCGGG
- the LOC112189306 gene encoding uncharacterized protein LOC112189306 produces the protein MSAAVCGSKRSFFEELPPSPPLTKRLRCSSSTSPVRFSSPYLIDQLRSVFPHMDPQILERALEECGNDIDAAIKRLHELHIGYGDENAVPAAEPNDILQKGVLNDEEAAAASENPSAPRNLPADGAEWVELFVREMMSASSVDDARGRAAKVLEVLEKSISSRAGAEAAQNFQKENMLLKEQIEGLIRDNSVLKRAVSIQHERQKEYEGRSQEFQHLKQLVTQYQEQLRTLELNNYALTMHLKQAQQGNSMPGRFHPDVF, from the exons ATGTCTGCGGCAGTGTGCGGAAGCAAGAGGTCCTTCTTCGAAGAGCTTCCTCCGTCGCCTCCGTTAACCAAGAGACTCCGCTGCTCTTCTTCTACCTCCCCCGTTCGATTCTCTTCTCCTTATCTCATTGATCAGCTCCGTTCCGTCTTCCCTCACATGGACCCTCAG ATTCTTGAGCGAGCATTGGAAGAGTGTGGCAATGATATTGATGCTGCTATCAAGAGACTGCATGAGCTTCACATAGGATATGGGGATGAAAATGCTGTTCCTGCTGCAGAACCGAATGATATTTTACAGAAAG GGGTATTAAATGATGAGGAAGCTGCAGCTGCTTCTGAGAACCCATCAGCTCCACGCAACTTGCCTGCAGATGGTGCGGAATGGGTTGAATTGTTTGTCAGGGAAATGATGAGTGCCTCTAGTGTAGATGATGCTAGGGGACGTGCTGCAAAAGTGCTAGAGGTTTTAGAGAAATCCATCAGTTCACGTGCTGGTGCGGAGGCAGCCCAAAATTTTCAGAAG GAGAATATGCTACTGAAAGAACAAATCGAAGGACTGATAAGGGACAATTCAGTCCTCAAACGTGCTGTGTCTATCCAGCATGAACGTCAGAAAGAGTATGAGGGCAGAAGCCAAGAATTCCAGCATCTGAAGCAGTTAGTAACTCAATATCAGGAGCAGTTGAGGACACTTGAG CTCAACAACTATGCCTTGACAATGCATCTGAAGCAGGCACAGCAAGGCAACTCCATGCCTGGACGTTTCCATCCTGATGTcttttaa
- the LOC112188645 gene encoding uncharacterized protein LOC112188645, whose protein sequence is MLQKKEAAAMKGMVPSQPSMKYPDEDDEHEVKEGNGGLPVEGGFAIEDISEKFQSQCISLYKRDLSKRGEELTFEKNGGWRQEQKGRTARLEKQLRLRWELEEIIEEQVNRFHAHYNLDMVPTRLKDISQLLMPNWTPPDELASIGWFGDWRPSSILELVRCLSASCFPISASTDHLLLQLIHEIRIEEAILDEEMAEIQSTCILYLPFAPINIQSGGSALACVHSEFKKIERVITKAQQLRFKALELVLKKILNEIDAAEFLVAFEGIQDAIHQFAANQRFQKGPVAMPVKALGSA, encoded by the exons ATGCTTCAGAAAAAAGAAGCAGCAGCGATGAAGGGGATGGTGCCATCTCAGCCCTCCAT GAAATACccagatgaagatgatgaacatGAAGTGAAAGAAGGAAATGGGGGGTTGCCAGTAGAAGGTGGTTTTGCAATTGAGGACATTTCTGAAAAGTTTCAGTCTCAGTGCATCAGCCTTTACAAGCGAGACCTCTCAAAACGAG GTGAAGAGCTCACTTTTGAGAAGAATGGTGGGTGGAGGCAAGAGCAGAAGGGCAGAACTGCAAGGCTGGAGAAACAGCTCAGGTTGAGGTGGGAACTTGAGGAGATAATTGAAGAACAAGTGAACAGGTTCCATGCACACTACAACTTGGATATGGTCCCAACCCGCCTCAAAGACATTTCCCAACTCCTCATGCCCAATTGGACTCCGCCTGATGAGCTTGCCTCCATAGGTTGGTTTGGTGATTGGCGGCCCTCTTCCATTCTGGAACTTGTGCGTTGCTTGTCTGCTTCCTGCTTTCCAATCTCTGCTAGCACAGACCACCTCTTACTGCAGCTCATTCATGAGATTCGGATCGAAGAGGCAATACTTGATGAGGAGATGGCTGAGATTCAGTCTACATGTATCCTCTACCTTCCGTTTGCTCCAATCAACATTCAATCAGGTGGATCTGCCTTGGCTTGTGTTCACTCTGAGTTCAAGAAGATTGAAAGGGTTATCACAAAAGCTCAGCAACTCAG GTTCAAGGCactggaattggttttgaagaAGATACTGAATGAAATTGATGCAGCAGAGTTCTTAGTGGCATTTGAGGGAATACAAGATGCTATTCACCAGTTTGCAGCAAACCAGAGGTTCCAGAAGGGTCCAGTTGCTATGCCTGTCAAGGCTTTGGGGTCTGCCTGA
- the LOC112187255 gene encoding E3 ubiquitin-protein ligase KEG, producing the protein MEQQIAKEKPAIAFEYELFEDPDHLTTVVATLTPTSPWIDPASLNFKYRIGRGPFGDVWLATHHQSADDYDEYHEVAVKMLHPLKEEDREKFLSKFEKLFFKFRRLCGVCWFHGISIIDGRICIAMKFYEGSVGDRVARLKGGKLQLFDVLRYGIELAKGISELHSLGLLVLNLKPSNILVDEHGQVVLGDFGIPFLLLGASLSNPNMAFRLGTPNYMAPEQWEPEVRGPISLETDSWGFGCCFVEMLTGSQPWFGSSIKEIYHSVVIKREKPPVPSGLPPAVENVINGCFEYDLRNRPSMEDIIRALESSQKDVQSDGEWLGLGSSTPAGKLSSGSYSAWHLLKDDLQVGDIVRSRKPVNARKRQALDVPEGIVTGLESDSCSALVKIPRARKPVRVSVSTLERVTSGLTAGDWVRLKGELHKHSPVGILHSIQRDGSVAVGFIGLETLWRGKSSDIEMADAYYVGEFVRLKVNVVTPRFEWPRKGGGGVWATGRISQVLPNGCLVVRFPGRLEFGDEARSFLADPYEVELVSFDTCPGLVEKYQHVEDFHWAVRPLTVAFGLFTAMKFSLFVGRNVSARVKGRRNSVQGQSGGNSAWLPPPVANLFKEGSSTATAR; encoded by the exons ATGGAGCAGCAAATTGCAAAAGAAAAGCCTGCAATTGCTTTCGAGTATGAGCTCTTTGAAGACCCTGATCATCTAACAACTGTTGTAGCTACACTCACTCCAACTAGTCCCTGGATCGATCCTGCCTCATTGAACTTTAAGTACCGAATTGGACGAGGCCCCTTTGGTGATGTATGGTTAGCAACTCATCATCAGTCAGCGGATGATTATGATGAATATCATGAGGTAGCGGTTAAGATGTTGCATCCTTTGAAGGAGGAGGACAGAGAAAAGTTTCTGAGCAAGTTTGAAAAGTTATTTTTCAAGTTCCGCAGACTGTGCGGTGTTTGTTGGTTTCATGGTATCTCAATCATTGATGGAAGG ATCTGTATTGCTATGAAATTTTATGAGGGGTCAGTTGGTGACCGAGTTGCTAGGTTGAAGGGTGGAAAACTTCAACTTTTTGATGTTTTAAG GTATGGGATTGAGTTGGCAAAAGGAATTTCAGAATTGCATTCACTAGGGCTTCTGGTGCTAAATTTGAAGCCGTCCAACATCCTTGTAGATGAACACGGCCAGGTGGTCCTTGGAGATTTTGGAATCCCATTTCTACTTCTTGGGGCTTCATTGTCTAATCCTAATATGGCTTTTAGACTTGGCACTCCGAACTACATGGCTCCAGAACAGTGGGAACCAGAAGTGAGGGGTCCTATATCTTTAGAAACAGATTCTTGGGGCTTTGGATGTTGCTTTGTAGAGATGTTGACCGGTAGTCAACCCTGGTTTGGGAGTTCAATTAAAGAAATATATCATTCAGTTGTGATCAAGCGAGAAAAGCCACCTGTTCCAAGTGGTTTGCCTCCTGCAGTGGAGAATGTTATCAACGGCTGCTTTGAGTATGATCTCCGTAATAGGCCTTCAATGGAAGATATCATACGTGCATTGGAAAG CTCACAAAAAGATGTTCAAAGCGATGGAGAATGGCTTGGTTTAGGGAGCAGCACACCTGCTGGAAAACTTAGTAGCGGCAGTTACAGTGCGTGGCATCTCTTAAAAGATGATCTCCAGGTTGGAGACATAGTTCGCTCCAGAAAGCCAGTAAATGCACGCAAGCGTCAAGCTCTTGATGTCCCTGAAGGAATTGTAACTGGCCTGGAAAGTGATTCTTGTAGTGCCCTGGTGAAGATCCCTCGAGCGCGCAAGCCTGTCAGAGTATCAGTGTCAACACTTGAGAGAGTCACATCTGGCTTGACAGCAGGTGATTGGGTGCGGTTGAAGGGAGAACTGCACAAGCACTCTCCTGTTGGAATTCTTCATTCAATACAACGTGATGGAAGTGTTGCTGTTGGATTTATTGGGCTAGAGACTCTATGGAGAGGGAAATCATCTGACATTGAAATGGCTGATGCATATTATGTAGGAGAGTTTGTGAGGCTGAAGGTGAATGTGGTTACTCCCAGATTTGAGTGGCCTCGTAAGGGTGGAGGGGGGGTATGGGCTACTGGAAGGATCTCACAAGTCCTTCCGAATGGTTGTCTGGTTGTGAGGTTCCCTGGAAGATTGGAATTTGGAGATGAAGCTCGTAGCTTCTTGGCAGATCCATATGAAGTAGAACTAGTGTCCTTTGATACTTGTCCTGGTCTGGTTGAAAAATATCAACATGTTGAGGATTTTCACTGGGCAGTCAGGCCACTTACAGTTGCATTTGGTCTCTTTACAGCCATGAAGTTCAGCTTGTTTGTTGGACGAAATGTAAGCGCAAGGGTGAAAGGCCGAAGAAACTCAGTACAGGGCCAGAGTGGTGGAAATTCAGCTTGGCTTCCTCCACCGGTTGCAAATCTTTTCAAAGAAGGTTCTTCTACTGCTACTGCTAGGTAG